A region of Planococcus sp. MSAK28401 DNA encodes the following proteins:
- a CDS encoding YycH family regulatory protein, with the protein MGLKYLEHVKSVALFILIFLSLALTFTIWTFTPKLEELETPTQVDDVSIGDKRSAEEVVRPVKVLYHHEDEVTGTFSQTEIETMLDTIQQWEISDVQLFEEEAGTEVLKQYLQEPGRTVLYYPGAVPFPVFDIIMDISDTNLPESTFNRVVVEWGTEENPDPVIYFINTGSGRVYEAQVSDAELIEFRGDYVQSSEEYDRYVTDPDIGTLPVYVPEGPIEKTAFNYLLGETPASTFADAIMDSPTSQFAGDLQSEEFTDESGAIMRELDGQKSINYVQPKAETSDPAIPSDLVFNSINFVNEHGGWTDQYVYFGMKSVNQQISYQLFFDGLPVFSNTMAVSLDVEWGISDGIEQAFRYSRPTYFRDSVAETRTVEMTSGEAVLKALSRLDTDLSTIEAVTIGYELTRSEDGQLITFQPAWYYKANGNWTRLSDESVGGVKLGLE; encoded by the coding sequence ATGGGATTGAAATACTTGGAGCATGTAAAATCCGTTGCCTTGTTTATTTTGATTTTTCTTAGCCTGGCACTGACTTTCACCATTTGGACATTCACCCCAAAGCTTGAGGAGCTTGAAACGCCCACGCAAGTGGATGATGTATCAATCGGTGACAAGCGCAGTGCAGAGGAAGTCGTGAGGCCCGTAAAAGTGCTGTATCATCACGAAGACGAAGTGACCGGCACTTTCTCACAAACCGAAATTGAAACGATGTTGGACACGATCCAGCAATGGGAGATTTCCGACGTCCAGCTATTTGAAGAAGAAGCGGGGACAGAGGTACTCAAGCAGTATTTACAAGAACCGGGACGCACCGTGTTGTATTATCCAGGGGCTGTGCCGTTTCCTGTGTTTGACATCATCATGGATATTTCCGACACTAATTTGCCGGAATCGACCTTTAACCGGGTCGTAGTCGAATGGGGGACAGAGGAAAATCCCGACCCTGTCATTTATTTTATCAACACTGGCTCCGGCCGGGTTTACGAAGCACAAGTATCGGACGCTGAGCTGATCGAGTTCCGCGGCGACTACGTGCAGTCATCCGAAGAGTACGACCGTTACGTCACGGATCCTGACATCGGCACACTGCCGGTCTATGTGCCGGAAGGTCCGATCGAGAAGACAGCTTTTAATTATTTGCTGGGCGAGACCCCGGCCTCTACATTTGCAGATGCCATCATGGACAGCCCGACCTCACAGTTTGCAGGAGACCTGCAGAGCGAGGAATTCACCGATGAGTCGGGGGCCATCATGCGCGAATTGGACGGCCAGAAAAGCATCAATTATGTACAGCCGAAAGCCGAAACCTCCGACCCGGCGATCCCGTCCGACCTAGTGTTCAACTCGATTAATTTCGTTAATGAACACGGCGGCTGGACCGACCAATACGTGTATTTCGGCATGAAATCGGTCAATCAGCAGATCAGTTATCAATTGTTTTTCGACGGCTTGCCGGTCTTTAGCAATACGATGGCCGTGAGCCTAGACGTCGAATGGGGCATCAGTGACGGCATCGAGCAGGCATTCCGCTATAGCCGGCCGACTTATTTCCGCGATTCAGTCGCAGAAACCCGCACCGTCGAAATGACGTCAGGCGAAGCCGTTCTGAAAGCTTTGTCGCGCCTTGATACGGATCTATCGACGATTGAAGCGGTGACGATTGGCTATGAGCTGACTCGCAGTGAAGACGGTCAATTGATCACGTTCCAACCGGCTTGGTATTATAAAGCAAATGGCAACTGGACACGGCTATCTGACGAATCAGTAGGAGGCGTGAAGCTTGGATTGGAGTAA
- the walK gene encoding cell wall metabolism sensor histidine kinase WalK, whose product MLKTSFFKSIHVKFVLIYILLILLAMQIIGLYFSEQLEQTLRGNFEDSIEDRMEIIEFSVREEMIRNRTDEDLTVEQSLRSVLSNFNSQDIIEIRVVDNRYRILATSLGENQSLVGQRSTDDQIRRSIIGETLLTQTYIDRSLEERVWVRTLPITAVGGEMLGTLYVKAEVENVYDQMDTINSILAGGTAIALVITAVLGVLVAQTISRPIADMRRQAQAMAKGNFSRKVRVYSEDEIGQLARAFNHLTNRLQESQQSTESERRKLASVLANMTDGVLSTDRRGRIILINEPALHLLNVSRETVINRPVTTVLGLDESYTFEDLIDMRDAITLDISSQDQATLLRTTFSVIQKETGFVNGLIAVLHDNTEQEKIDMERREFVANVSHELRTPLTTMRSYLEALADGAWQDPDLAPNFLNVTQTETERMIRLVNDLLKLSKMDSSEADLSREMVEFGVFFNRIIDRFEMSKSQNVSFERKVPKSQYFVEIDTDKLTQVIDNIISNALKYSPEGGKVRFSVREKEGELLVSISDEGMGIPKENVERIFDRFYRVDRARSRAMGGTGLGLAISKEMINAHGGRIWAQSRYGKGTSIHFTLPYEIDDGGEWD is encoded by the coding sequence ATGCTGAAAACCAGTTTTTTTAAGTCGATTCATGTGAAATTTGTATTGATTTATATTTTGCTGATCTTGCTGGCGATGCAGATCATCGGCCTTTATTTTTCCGAACAGCTCGAACAAACGCTGCGCGGAAATTTCGAGGATTCGATTGAAGACCGGATGGAAATCATTGAGTTCAGCGTCCGCGAAGAGATGATCCGCAACCGGACAGACGAGGACCTGACAGTCGAGCAGAGCCTTCGGTCGGTCCTTTCTAATTTTAATTCGCAGGATATCATTGAAATCCGCGTAGTCGATAATCGTTACCGGATTTTGGCAACTTCCTTGGGCGAGAACCAGTCGCTCGTCGGCCAGCGTTCGACAGATGACCAGATCCGCCGCTCCATCATCGGGGAGACGTTGCTCACGCAAACGTATATAGACAGAAGCCTAGAAGAGCGGGTGTGGGTCCGAACCTTGCCAATCACGGCGGTGGGGGGCGAAATGCTCGGTACACTGTATGTGAAAGCGGAAGTCGAGAATGTCTATGACCAAATGGACACCATCAACTCCATTTTGGCAGGCGGTACCGCCATTGCTTTGGTCATCACGGCCGTGCTTGGCGTATTGGTCGCCCAGACAATTTCACGGCCGATTGCCGATATGCGCAGGCAAGCGCAGGCGATGGCAAAAGGCAATTTCTCGCGCAAAGTCCGCGTTTACAGTGAAGATGAAATCGGCCAGCTTGCCCGTGCATTCAACCATTTGACGAATCGGCTGCAGGAATCCCAGCAGTCAACGGAAAGTGAGCGGCGCAAACTCGCTTCGGTGCTTGCCAATATGACGGACGGCGTACTTTCGACCGACCGCAGAGGGCGCATCATCTTAATTAACGAACCGGCCTTGCACTTACTGAATGTTTCACGTGAAACAGTTATCAACCGTCCGGTCACGACGGTGCTTGGACTTGATGAATCCTATACATTCGAAGATTTAATCGATATGCGCGATGCGATTACGCTGGACATCAGTTCACAAGATCAAGCGACGCTATTGCGCACGACTTTCTCGGTCATTCAAAAAGAGACCGGGTTTGTCAACGGCTTGATCGCCGTCCTACACGATAATACGGAGCAGGAGAAGATTGACATGGAGCGCCGCGAGTTTGTGGCGAACGTATCGCATGAACTGCGGACACCGCTTACAACGATGCGCAGTTATTTGGAGGCGCTCGCTGACGGTGCTTGGCAGGATCCGGATCTCGCACCGAATTTCCTCAACGTCACGCAGACCGAAACCGAGCGGATGATCCGCCTCGTCAACGATTTGCTGAAATTGTCGAAGATGGATTCGAGCGAAGCGGATTTAAGCCGCGAAATGGTGGAATTCGGCGTGTTCTTTAACCGCATCATCGACCGCTTTGAAATGTCGAAATCCCAGAATGTATCGTTCGAGCGCAAAGTGCCGAAATCGCAGTACTTCGTGGAAATCGATACCGATAAATTGACGCAAGTCATCGATAATATCATTTCCAATGCTTTGAAGTATTCTCCGGAAGGCGGAAAAGTTCGCTTTTCTGTCCGCGAGAAAGAAGGCGAGTTGCTCGTTTCGATCAGCGACGAAGGAATGGGCATCCCGAAAGAAAACGTCGAGCGCATTTTTGACCGCTTCTACCGTGTCGACCGCGCACGTTCACGTGCAATGGGCGGTACGGGTCTAGGCCTTGCCATTTCGAAGGAAATGATCAATGCCCACGGCGGCAGAATTTGGGCGCAAAGCCGTTACGGCAAAGGGACTTCGATTCATTTCACCTTGCCATATGAAATTGATGATGGAGGTGAATGGGATTGA
- the yycF gene encoding response regulator YycF produces MNKTILVVDDEKPIADILQFNLKKEGFNVVVAYDGDEAIKVAEEIQPDLMLLDIMLPNRDGMEVCREVRKKFDFPIIMLTAKDSEIDKVLGLELGADDYVTKPFSTRELIARVKANLRRQNVVPAEEEGVGSNDIQVGSLTIQPDAYLVLKREETIELTHREFELLHYLAKHIGQVMTREHLLQTVWGYDYFGDVRTVDVTIRRLREKIEDNPSHPAWIVTRRGVGYYLRNPEQE; encoded by the coding sequence ATGAATAAAACAATATTGGTTGTGGATGATGAAAAGCCAATTGCAGATATCCTGCAATTTAATTTGAAAAAAGAAGGCTTTAATGTGGTAGTGGCTTATGACGGCGACGAGGCGATCAAAGTGGCAGAAGAAATTCAGCCGGACTTGATGCTGCTCGACATCATGCTGCCGAACCGCGACGGCATGGAAGTATGCCGCGAAGTGCGCAAGAAATTCGATTTTCCGATTATCATGCTGACGGCGAAAGACTCAGAGATCGACAAAGTGCTGGGGCTTGAGCTCGGAGCGGATGATTATGTGACGAAGCCATTCTCGACGCGTGAATTGATTGCGCGTGTCAAAGCGAATCTGCGGCGCCAGAATGTTGTGCCGGCAGAAGAGGAAGGTGTAGGATCGAACGATATTCAGGTCGGGTCGTTGACGATCCAGCCGGATGCGTATTTGGTGTTGAAGCGCGAAGAGACGATCGAATTGACGCATCGCGAGTTCGAGCTTTTGCATTATTTGGCGAAGCATATCGGGCAAGTCATGACGCGCGAGCATTTGCTGCAGACGGTATGGGGTTATGATTATTTCGGCGATGTGCGGACAGTGGACGTCACGATTCGCCGCTTGCGTGAAAAAATCGAAGACAATCCGAGTCACCCAGCGTGGATCGTGACGCGTCGCGGCGTCGGCTACTACCTGCGGAACCCTGAACAGGAGTAG
- a CDS encoding adenylosuccinate synthase: MTSVVVVGTQWGDEGKGKITDFLSEHAEVIARYQGGNNAGHTIIFGGETYKLHLIPSGIFYKDKTSVIGNGMVVDPKALVQELKGLHDRGVTTENLRISNRAHIILPYHIKQDEVEETRRGANKIGTTGKGIGPAYMDKAARVGIRMADLLDHVVFEEKLRMNLKEKNRMFEKFYETEGFTVEEIMEEYYQYGQEIAKYVTDTSKVLNDAFDAGRRVLFEGAQGVMLDIDQGTYPFVTSSNPVAGGVTIGAGVGPTNISHVIGVCKAYTSRVGDGPFPTELFDEIGDKIRTVGKEFGTTTGRPRRIGWFDSVVVRHARRVSGLTDLTVNSIDVLTGLDTVKICTAYRYQGELITEYPANLRMLADCEPVYEEMPGWSEDVTSCKSLDELPDNARHYLERISQLTGVQISIFSVGPDRNQTNIVKSVWR, translated from the coding sequence ATGACATCAGTCGTAGTAGTAGGAACGCAATGGGGAGACGAAGGAAAAGGGAAAATCACGGATTTTCTGTCGGAACACGCAGAAGTAATCGCGCGTTACCAAGGCGGGAACAACGCCGGCCACACAATCATTTTCGGCGGCGAAACGTATAAATTGCATTTGATTCCATCGGGGATTTTTTATAAAGATAAAACATCGGTTATCGGCAACGGCATGGTTGTCGACCCGAAAGCGCTTGTGCAAGAGCTGAAAGGCCTTCACGACCGTGGAGTGACAACGGAGAACTTGCGCATCTCAAACCGCGCGCACATCATCTTGCCTTACCACATCAAGCAAGACGAAGTGGAAGAAACGCGCCGCGGCGCGAACAAGATCGGCACGACCGGCAAAGGCATCGGGCCTGCGTATATGGACAAAGCAGCGCGCGTCGGCATCCGCATGGCGGACCTGCTGGACCATGTCGTGTTCGAAGAGAAATTGCGGATGAACTTGAAAGAGAAAAACCGCATGTTCGAGAAATTCTATGAAACAGAGGGCTTCACAGTCGAAGAAATCATGGAAGAGTATTACCAATACGGACAGGAAATCGCGAAATACGTGACCGATACATCGAAAGTGCTGAACGATGCATTTGATGCCGGCCGCCGCGTCTTGTTCGAAGGCGCACAAGGCGTCATGCTTGATATCGACCAAGGTACGTATCCGTTCGTCACGTCATCCAACCCGGTAGCGGGCGGTGTCACGATCGGCGCAGGAGTGGGCCCGACGAATATTTCACACGTCATCGGCGTCTGCAAAGCTTACACATCACGTGTCGGCGACGGCCCATTCCCGACTGAATTATTCGATGAAATCGGCGATAAGATTCGCACAGTCGGCAAGGAATTCGGCACCACAACAGGCCGTCCACGCCGCATCGGCTGGTTCGACAGCGTGGTTGTTCGCCATGCAAGACGTGTCAGCGGATTGACGGATTTGACCGTCAACTCGATCGACGTCTTGACGGGTCTCGACACGGTGAAGATCTGTACGGCTTACCGTTACCAAGGCGAGTTGATCACAGAATACCCAGCAAACTTGCGCATGCTCGCAGACTGCGAACCGGTCTACGAAGAAATGCCAGGCTGGTCTGAAGACGTTACATCGTGCAAATCATTGGATGAATTGCCGGACAACGCGCGCCATTATTTGGAGCGTATCTCGCAATTGACCGGTGTCCAGATCTCGATTTTCTCTGTCGGACCTGACCGCAACCAAACAAACATCGTCAAAAGCGTTTGGCGTTAA
- the dnaB gene encoding replicative DNA helicase, which produces MNESIDRVPPHNQEAEQSVIGAIFLEPQALVSVAEIVMPEDFYRVAHQKIFQTMIDLTDRGKAVDLVTVTEELSVKKELEDVGGLSYLTEIANAVPTAANVGHYAHIVEEKALLRRLIRVATTIVEDGFTREDEVEALLAEAEKKMMEVSSRKNAGDFIHIKDVLVKTYDNIELLHTRKGDVTGIPTGFRDLDKVTAGFQRNDLIIVAARPSVGKTAFALNVAQNVATKTEENVAIFSLEMGAEQLVMRMLCAEGNIDAQVMRTGALQNEDWRKLTMAMGSLSNAGIFIDDTPGIRVNDIRAKCRRLKQEYGLGMIMIDYLQLIQGPGKAGENRQQEVSDISRSLKGLARELEVPVIALSQLSRGVEQRQDKRPMMSDLRESGSIEQDADIVSFLYREDYYDKETEDQNMIEIIIAKQRNGPTGTVKLAFVKEYNKFVTIDWADQEGGGDF; this is translated from the coding sequence ATGAACGAATCGATTGACCGCGTCCCGCCGCATAACCAGGAAGCCGAGCAATCCGTCATCGGAGCTATTTTCCTGGAGCCACAGGCACTGGTTTCCGTAGCGGAAATCGTCATGCCGGAAGATTTCTACCGCGTCGCCCATCAGAAGATTTTCCAGACGATGATCGATTTGACGGACCGCGGCAAAGCGGTGGACTTGGTCACGGTGACAGAAGAGCTATCGGTCAAGAAAGAGCTGGAAGATGTCGGCGGCCTATCGTATCTGACCGAGATTGCCAATGCGGTGCCGACAGCCGCAAACGTTGGGCATTACGCCCATATCGTGGAAGAGAAAGCTTTATTGCGCCGCCTCATCCGAGTGGCCACCACAATCGTCGAAGACGGCTTTACGCGTGAAGACGAAGTGGAGGCTTTACTTGCCGAAGCGGAAAAGAAAATGATGGAAGTGTCGAGCCGCAAAAATGCAGGCGACTTTATCCATATCAAAGATGTCTTGGTGAAAACTTACGACAATATCGAACTCTTGCATACACGCAAAGGCGATGTTACCGGCATTCCGACCGGTTTTCGCGATTTGGACAAAGTAACAGCGGGCTTTCAGCGCAACGATCTGATCATTGTTGCTGCCCGCCCGTCCGTCGGTAAGACGGCCTTCGCGCTCAACGTCGCGCAAAACGTCGCGACGAAAACCGAAGAAAATGTCGCGATCTTCAGTTTGGAGATGGGGGCAGAGCAGCTCGTCATGCGGATGCTCTGCGCAGAAGGCAATATCGACGCCCAAGTCATGCGTACAGGTGCGCTCCAGAATGAAGACTGGCGCAAGCTGACGATGGCAATGGGCAGTTTATCGAATGCCGGCATTTTCATCGATGATACGCCAGGTATCCGCGTTAACGATATCCGCGCGAAATGCCGCCGCCTCAAGCAGGAATACGGCCTCGGCATGATCATGATCGATTATTTGCAGCTGATCCAAGGACCCGGCAAGGCCGGCGAAAACCGCCAGCAGGAAGTATCCGATATTTCCCGTTCATTGAAAGGCCTGGCACGTGAACTTGAAGTCCCGGTCATCGCCTTGTCGCAGCTGTCCCGTGGGGTTGAGCAGCGGCAGGACAAACGGCCGATGATGTCCGATTTGCGTGAATCCGGATCGATTGAGCAAGATGCCGATATCGTGTCGTTTTTATACCGTGAAGATTATTACGACAAAGAAACCGAAGACCAGAACATGATTGAAATCATCATCGCCAAACAGCGGAACGGCCCGACCGGCACCGTCAAGCTGGCGTTTGTGAAGGAGTACAATAAGTTCGTCACCATCGATTGGGCTGACCAAGAAGGCGGCGGCGATTTCTAA
- the rplI gene encoding 50S ribosomal protein L9 encodes MKVIFLKDVKNVGKKGDIKNVADGYANNFLLKNNLAVEADQAAMSKLAGQQKKQEKEVEQELNEAKELKEKLEALTIELTAKSGDDGRLFGSITTKQIAKELEKTHGHKIDKRKMELDDAIRALGYTNVPVKLHHDVTATLRVHVTEEA; translated from the coding sequence ATGAAAGTAATTTTCTTGAAAGACGTAAAAAATGTAGGTAAAAAAGGCGATATTAAAAACGTAGCGGACGGCTACGCGAATAACTTCCTGTTGAAAAACAACTTGGCTGTAGAAGCTGACCAGGCAGCGATGAGCAAACTCGCCGGCCAGCAGAAGAAGCAGGAAAAGGAAGTCGAGCAGGAATTGAATGAAGCGAAAGAGCTGAAAGAAAAACTTGAAGCTTTAACGATTGAACTGACAGCGAAATCCGGTGATGACGGGCGCTTGTTCGGCTCGATCACGACCAAGCAAATAGCGAAAGAACTTGAAAAGACCCATGGCCATAAAATCGACAAGCGCAAAATGGAGCTCGACGACGCAATCCGCGCGCTTGGCTATACGAATGTGCCGGTGAAATTGCATCACGATGTAACCGCGACATTGCGTGTGCACGTTACTGAAGAAGCGTAA
- a CDS encoding DHH family phosphoesterase, with protein sequence MSAFFRKRNLRYPLLALLALGMAAVILISLWSEWGAGIFAILYGAAITSAWVLEKRNYEETEKHIETLSYRMKKVGEEALLEMPIGILLVNENQQIEWANPYITSALDYETLIGESVYSLTEEFNQLVKSAESNEMVMSLGGRKYRVYYRADDRLFYLFDITEQVEIETLYHADRTVIGILFIDNYDELSQGMDDQVRSNLNSLVTSLINRWGTDNGIFVKRISSDRFMAVFNESILKQLEETKFTVLDDIREVTAKDNMALTLSIGVGAGSASLIELGAMAQSGLDLVLGRGGDQVAIKHPSGKVKFYGGKTNPVEKRTRVRARVISHALRDLIQESDQVFVMGHKMPDMDSIGAAVGVAKMAEMNRVKGRIVIDFDEYDRSVMRLMEEIESDPDLFERFITPEEALSEMTEHSLLVVVDTHKPSMVIDERLLQRMERVILIDHHRRGEEFITNTMLVYMEPYASSTAELVTELIEYQPKHEKLTMLEATAMLAGIIVDTKSFTLRTGARTFEAASYLRSNGADTVLVQRLLKEDLETYIERAKIVQSVEFVGDGIAIAKGEPGRIYSPVLIAQTADILLTMKDVNASFVIAERTEGGVGISARSLGEVNVQVVMENLGGGGHLTNAATQMPDASLEEAVGQLKTVLTENDRGGSEE encoded by the coding sequence ATGTCGGCTTTTTTCAGGAAACGTAATCTAAGATACCCATTGCTGGCATTGCTGGCTCTTGGAATGGCCGCTGTCATCCTCATCTCCCTTTGGTCGGAGTGGGGCGCGGGCATTTTCGCCATCCTTTACGGGGCGGCAATCACCTCGGCGTGGGTACTGGAAAAACGCAACTATGAAGAGACCGAAAAGCATATCGAAACGCTGTCCTACCGGATGAAAAAAGTCGGCGAGGAAGCATTGCTCGAGATGCCGATCGGGATTTTGCTGGTCAATGAAAACCAGCAAATCGAATGGGCCAATCCCTATATCACCTCAGCACTCGATTACGAGACGCTGATCGGTGAATCGGTTTATAGCTTGACGGAAGAATTTAACCAATTGGTCAAATCTGCCGAATCGAATGAAATGGTCATGTCGCTTGGCGGCCGCAAATACCGCGTTTATTACCGTGCGGATGACCGTTTGTTCTATTTGTTCGATATTACCGAGCAAGTGGAGATAGAAACTTTGTATCATGCGGACCGGACCGTCATCGGCATCCTGTTCATCGATAATTACGATGAATTGTCACAAGGGATGGATGATCAGGTGCGCAGCAATTTAAATAGCCTGGTGACGTCCTTGATCAATCGATGGGGGACCGACAATGGCATTTTTGTGAAACGGATTTCATCAGACCGCTTTATGGCGGTGTTCAATGAATCCATCTTGAAGCAATTGGAAGAAACCAAGTTCACGGTGCTCGATGACATCCGGGAAGTGACGGCGAAAGACAATATGGCGCTGACACTGAGCATCGGGGTCGGAGCGGGTTCCGCTTCCTTGATCGAACTTGGCGCCATGGCGCAATCGGGGCTCGATTTGGTGCTCGGGCGCGGCGGCGACCAAGTGGCGATCAAGCATCCGAGCGGCAAGGTCAAGTTCTACGGGGGCAAAACCAACCCGGTCGAAAAACGCACGAGGGTGCGCGCACGCGTCATTTCCCATGCGCTTCGCGACTTGATCCAGGAAAGCGACCAAGTCTTTGTCATGGGCCATAAAATGCCCGATATGGACTCGATCGGCGCCGCGGTCGGCGTTGCCAAAATGGCGGAAATGAACCGCGTCAAAGGCCGCATCGTCATCGATTTTGACGAATACGACCGCAGCGTGATGCGCTTGATGGAAGAAATCGAAAGCGATCCGGATTTGTTCGAGCGTTTCATTACTCCGGAAGAGGCATTGTCGGAAATGACCGAGCATTCCTTGCTGGTTGTGGTCGATACGCACAAACCGTCGATGGTCATTGACGAACGATTGCTTCAGCGCATGGAGCGCGTCATCTTGATCGACCATCACAGAAGAGGCGAGGAATTCATCACCAATACGATGCTCGTCTATATGGAGCCGTACGCATCGTCTACAGCGGAGCTCGTGACCGAATTGATCGAATACCAGCCGAAACACGAAAAATTGACGATGCTCGAGGCGACAGCGATGCTCGCCGGAATCATCGTCGACACGAAAAGCTTTACGCTGCGCACCGGCGCACGGACCTTTGAAGCAGCTTCGTACTTGCGCTCGAACGGTGCCGATACGGTGCTCGTGCAGCGCTTATTGAAAGAAGACCTCGAGACGTATATCGAACGGGCGAAAATCGTCCAAAGCGTCGAGTTCGTCGGCGACGGCATTGCCATCGCAAAAGGCGAGCCAGGGCGTATCTACAGCCCTGTGCTGATCGCCCAGACGGCGGACATCTTGCTGACGATGAAAGACGTCAACGCGTCGTTCGTCATCGCAGAACGCACAGAAGGCGGCGTAGGCATCAGTGCCCGTTCGCTCGGCGAAGTCAACGTGCAGGTCGTGATGGAAAATCTCGGCGGCGGCGGCCATTTAACGAACGCGGCTACGCAAATGCCGGATGCAAGCCTTGAAGAAGCGGTCGGGCAATTGAAGACTGTATTAACCGAAAACGATAGAGGAGGATCTGAAGAATGA
- a CDS encoding YybS family protein, with product MPNQKTRQLTNGAMMTALFAVLLAISVYVPVLSLISTLFLALPIAWYSAKYPVKASALVAAVGVVLSFLIGGLLSLPLALIHIPLGLMIGLSIHYKKSKLFMFMGSSIVLLVSVMVQYVAAIAFLGINFLEETTAMMRNSYDQAGTWLERLGSESTEEYEELVAQFMLTFETLLPTLLILSVFTTVWVLLLILLPILKRLGIEVPKFPPFREMRLPKSILWYYLIVILVSLLSDFEQGTMAYLIFANASMLLQFLLFLQGVSFYHFYIHQEGWPRWVMVVVTVLAFPLQSFTSIIGILDLGFDIRGWIKRAHDSKGK from the coding sequence ATGCCTAACCAAAAGACACGTCAGTTGACGAATGGAGCCATGATGACGGCGCTGTTTGCCGTCTTATTGGCTATTTCTGTATATGTACCGGTGCTGAGTTTGATCAGTACTTTGTTTTTGGCATTGCCGATTGCTTGGTATAGCGCCAAGTATCCGGTAAAGGCGTCGGCGCTGGTCGCAGCGGTCGGGGTCGTGTTAAGCTTTCTGATCGGCGGATTGCTGTCTTTGCCTTTGGCGTTGATCCACATTCCGCTGGGGCTCATGATTGGGCTGTCGATCCATTATAAAAAAAGCAAATTGTTCATGTTCATGGGCTCGAGCATCGTACTGTTAGTATCAGTGATGGTACAATACGTGGCAGCGATCGCCTTTTTAGGAATTAATTTCCTCGAAGAAACTACGGCGATGATGCGCAATTCTTATGACCAGGCTGGCACTTGGCTCGAGCGGCTTGGTTCGGAATCGACAGAGGAATACGAGGAGCTGGTCGCGCAGTTCATGCTGACGTTCGAGACCTTATTGCCGACGCTGCTAATTTTGTCGGTATTCACGACGGTGTGGGTGTTGTTGCTGATCTTGCTGCCGATTTTAAAACGGCTTGGAATCGAAGTGCCGAAATTCCCGCCGTTCCGCGAGATGCGCTTGCCGAAAAGTATATTATGGTATTACCTCATTGTGATTTTGGTGTCCTTGCTATCGGATTTCGAGCAAGGGACCATGGCGTATTTGATTTTCGCCAATGCCTCGATGCTATTGCAATTCCTGCTGTTCTTGCAGGGGGTCTCGTTCTATCATTTTTATATCCACCAAGAGGGCTGGCCTCGCTGGGTGATGGTTGTTGTGACGGTTCTTGCATTTCCTTTGCAGTCGTTTACGAGCATCATCGGAATTTTGGATCTCGGCTTCGACATCCGGGGCTGGATCAAGCGGGCGCATGACTCTAAAGGAAAGTAA
- the rpsR gene encoding 30S ribosomal protein S18, producing the protein MAPRRGGKKRKKVCYFTSNNITRIDYKDTDLLKKFISERGKILPRRVTGTSAKWQRRLTIAVKRARIMALLPFVAEEK; encoded by the coding sequence ATGGCACCACGTCGCGGAGGCAAGAAGCGTAAAAAGGTTTGTTATTTCACTTCAAACAACATTACACGCATCGACTACAAAGACACTGATTTGCTTAAGAAATTCATTTCTGAGCGAGGCAAAATTTTGCCACGTCGTGTTACGGGCACAAGCGCTAAATGGCAACGTCGTTTGACAATTGCAGTTAAACGCGCTCGTATCATGGCACTTCTACCGTTCGTAGCGGAAGAAAAATAA
- the ssb gene encoding single-stranded DNA-binding protein: MINRVVLVGRLTKDPDLRYTPSGAAVARFTLAVNRTFSNAQGEREADFINCTVWRKQAENTANFLKKGSLAGVEGRIQTGSYEGQDGKRVYTTEVVADSVQFLEPKSANSGSGDRSNDRSYGQQPSYQQNQPSSPSQQNNTRVDDDPFSSGSGKIEVSDDDLPF, encoded by the coding sequence ATGATCAACCGGGTTGTATTGGTCGGAAGACTGACAAAAGATCCTGATCTTCGTTACACGCCAAGCGGAGCGGCGGTGGCTCGTTTTACACTTGCTGTAAACCGGACATTCTCCAATGCGCAAGGTGAACGCGAAGCAGATTTTATCAATTGTACCGTTTGGCGCAAGCAGGCTGAAAACACAGCGAATTTCCTCAAAAAAGGAAGTCTCGCCGGCGTCGAAGGCCGCATTCAGACTGGCAGCTACGAGGGTCAAGATGGCAAGCGCGTTTATACGACGGAAGTGGTGGCAGACAGTGTTCAATTCCTTGAACCGAAAAGCGCCAACTCCGGATCTGGGGATCGTTCAAACGATCGCTCGTATGGACAGCAGCCGTCTTATCAACAGAACCAACCGTCTAGTCCAAGTCAGCAAAACAACACTCGTGTAGATGACGATCCGTTTTCAAGCGGAAGCGGGAAGATCGAAGTTTCAGACGACGATCTGCCGTTCTAA